The Rhizobium sp. WSM4643 genome contains the following window.
AACTTTCCATCCGCGCCGGCGGCGGTGCGTTGATCGGCGTGCTGTTCTTCCTGACCATCGTCGCCGTCATTCCCTTCGGCGTCGGCCCCGATCTCAAGCTGCTGTCGCGCATCGGCCCCGCCATCGTCTGGATCGGCGCCCTGCTTGCCGCCCTTCTCGGCCTCGACCGCCTGTTCCAGGCCGAGCGCGACGACGGATCGCTCGACTTGATGCTGATGCAGGAAACGCCGCTCGTCCTCACCGTGCTGGTCAAATGCTTCGCCCATTGGACGGCCACCAGCCTGCCGCTGGTCATCGCCTCGCCGCTGCTCGGCCTCTTCATGAACATGGACGAGACGGCGATTGCTGCCACCATGCTGACGCTGCTGGTCGGCTCGCCTGCCATCACCTTCATCGGCGCCGTGGGTGCTGCCGTTGCCGTGGCGCTGCCCCGCGGCGGCCTGCTGGTCTCGATCCTCGTGCTGCCGCTGACCATCCCGGTGCTGATCTTCGGCGTCAGCGCCACCTATGCCGCAGTCGAGGATCCCGCCCCCTTCCTGCCGCCCTTGCTGATCCTCCTTGCGCTGACACTCTTCTTCGCCGTCATCGGCCCGGCAGCAGCCGCTCTGGCGCTGCGAAACACAGCGGATTGATGGGCCATTCGATTGCGGGAAAAGCCGGATCAAGGTAAGGAAACGGTCATGAGCGAAACGAGCCTTGCCATCAGCAAATTCAGCGATCTCGCCAACCCGACGCGGTTTCTGGCGCTGGCGGCGCGCGCCATTCCGTGGCTCGCCGGCATCACCGCCCTCTGTTTCGCGGCCGGCCTCTATCTGAGCTTCGCCACCGAAGGCGATTACCAGCAGGGCGAGACCGTGCGCATCATGTATGTGCATGTGCCCTCGGCCTGGCTTTCGATGATGTGCTATACGATCATGAGCGCCTCGGCGATCGGCACTCTGGTCTGGCGCCATCCGCTGGCCGATGTCTCCGCCAAGGCCGCAGCCCCGCTCGGCGCCGCCTTCACCCTGCTTGCACTCGTCACCGGTTCGCTCTGGGGCAAGCCGATGTGGGGTACCTGGTGGGTCTGGGATGCGCGGCTGACCTCTGTCTTCGTTCTCTTCCTGATGTATCTCGGGCTGATTGCGCTCGGCCGTGCCATCGACGATCCGTCGAAGGCCGCGCGCGTCAGCGCCGTGCTCATCCTCGTCGGCTTCGTCAATATTCCGATCATCAAATTCTCGGTCGAGTGGTGGAACACGCTGCACCAATCGGCAAGCGTGCTGCGCCTCGATGGGCCGGCGATCGATCCGGAATTTCTGCGGCCGCTCTTTGTCATGGCGATCGCCTTCACCCTGCTTTTCTTCACCCTGCACATCATGGCGATGAGGAACGAGATCTGGCGCCGCCGCATTGCCGCCCAGCGCCGTCTTGCCGCCCGCATGGCGAGCCGGGAGGAATAGCCGTGACGCATGCCTTCTACGTCTACGCTTCCTATGGCTTTGCAGCCCTGGTAACGATCGTCGTCACGGTCTGGACCTGGGCCGACGGCCGCGCCCGCCGCAGGGAACTTGCAGCCCTTGAGGCTGCCGGCATCCGCCGCCGTTCGGCGCGCCCCAAGGTCGGTGTGGGGGATGGCGAATGAACGACACGCCGGAAAACACCGTCGCCAAGCCGCGCGGGCTGAGCCGTTACGCATTGGCGCTGCTGCCACTCGTCGTCTTCGGCGGCATTGCGGCCACGGCCGCAAAGATGCTCTACGACCAGGATTTCCATGGCAAAAACATCGCCGAAATTCCCTCCGCCCTGATCGGCACCAAGGCGCCGGCGCTGAACCTGCCGCCGCTCGACGGCGCAAACCTGCCGGCGCTGACCGATGCGGCAATCAAGGGCAAGCTGACCCTCGTCAACGTCTTCGCCTCATGGTGCCTCCCCTGCCGGGAAGAACATCCGATATTGAAAGAACTGGCAAAAGACGGCCGGCTGAACATCGTCGCCATCAACTACAAGGACCAGAGCGACAACGCCCTGCGTTTCCTCGGCGAGCTCGGCAACCCCTACCAGGCGATCGGCATCGATCCGAACGGCAAGGCAGCGATCGACTGGGGTGTCTACGGCATTCCGGAAAGCTATCTGGTCGGGCCTGACGGCACGATCCTCTACAAGCGCGTCGGTCCCTTCGACGATATCAGCCTGAAGGAGGGCCTGTTTCCGGCAATGGAAAAGGCGCTGGGCAAGCCGGCCCTGAGTGAGTGATCCACAAAAGAGGCCCTAGAGCCCGCCCTGCCAGACCTTGATGGCCTCCACAGGCCAGATCAGCATCACCACATTCAGCGTCAGGTTGTCGCGGATGATATAGCCGGTGAAAATCTCGAAGAAGATGGCGATCGCCACCGTCAGCACCACCGGCGCACGACGCGCAAAGAAGAAGCCGACGCACATGAAGACGGTGTCCATCGCCGAATTCAGAATGCTGTCGCCGTAATAATCGAGCGCGATCGTCGCCGTGCGGTAGCGGTCGATGATGAGAGGTGAATTCTCGAGCAACTCCCAGCCGGATTCGATGACGAGCGCCAGCAGCAGCCTTGCCGCCAACGGCTTGCCGCGCAGGATGAGATGCGCGAGCCCGTAGAACAGGAAGCCGTGGATGATGTGCGACGGCGTGTACCAATCCGATAGATGCTGCGAATTGCCGCTGGTATTGACCCCGCCCTCCCACAGCTTGACAGTGCCGCAGGCGCAGATCGGCACGCGGCCCATCATATATTCGGCGACGATCTGGATGATCAGGACCGCAAGGCAGGCGACAAACCAGAAGCTCTGGTGTCTTACGCGAGACTCTGCATCGACAGCGCTCACTTCTCGCCGTCCGTTTCCAGGTTGACGCTATGCTTCAGCACCAGCGGCATCTGCGCCAGCGTGAAAATGATGGTGATCGGCATCGTGCCCCAGACCTTGAAGGCGACCCAGGTACCATCGGAAAAATTGCGCCAGACGACTTCGTTCAGCACGGCAAGGAAGAGAAAGAAGATGCCCCAGCGGATGGTGAGCTTGCGCCAGCCCTCGGCATCGAGCTGGAACGCGGCGTTGAAGACATAGCCGAGCAGCGACTTGCCGAAGGCCAGCCCGCCGAGCAGCGCCACTCCAAAGAGCGCATTGACGATGGTCGGCTTCATCTTGATGAAGGTCTCGTTCTGCAGCCAGATCGACAGCGAGCCGAAGATGACGACGACGATGCCGGATACAAAAGGCATGATCGGCAGATGGCCGAGCACGATCTTCGAAACGATCAGCGAGATGATCGTCGCCGCCATGAAGAGCCCGGTCGCGACGAACAGCGGCCCGCCCAATTCGGAAAGAGCAGGAAACGTCTCCACCAGCCACTGGCCGCGCAGATTGGCGAAGAAGAAGATCAGCAGCGGTCCGAGTTCCAGCGCCAGTTTCAGCAGCGGGTGATGCCGGTCGGCAGCAGACGGGGTGATATCGCTTTCGGTGCTCATGCGTTCTTCAAACCTGTTTTCCTGGAAACTGCTTCCGGCCGTGCCCTGCAGGCTTTCGGCGGCATATCTGTGGCATCATTGCCCAAGTCCGGCAATGGCATGGGCAAAATCCTCGGCCTCGAACGGCTCCAGATCCTCGACGCCCTCGCCGACGCCGATGAAATAGACCGGCAGCTTGTGCTTGGCGGAGATGGCGACGAGAATGCCGCCGCGCGCCGTGCCGTCGAGCTTGGTCATGATCAGCCCGTTGACGCCGGCGACGTTGCGGAAGATCTCGACCTGGCTGAGCGCGTTCTGCCCGGTCGTGGCATCGAGGGTCTGCAGCACGGTATGCGGCGCATCGGGATCGAGCTTGCCGAGCACCCGCACGATCTTCTCAAGCTCGGCCATCAGCTCTGCCTTGTTCTGCAGGCGGCCGGCGGTATCGACGATCAGCACGTCGCATTTTTTCGCCTTTGCCTGTTCGAAAGCGTCATAGGCAAGGCCGGCGGCATCGGCGCCGAGCTTGGTGCCGATGAATTCGGATTTTGTCCGATCGGCCCAGATTTTCAGCTGCTCGATCGCCGCCGCACGGAACGTGTCACCGGCAGCCAGCATCACCTTCAGCCCGGCGCCGGAAAGTTTTGCCGCAAGCTTGCCGATCGTGGTCGTCTTGCCGGTGCCGTTGACGCCGACGACGAGGATGACATGCGGCTTGTGCGAGAGGTCGAGCTGCAGCGGCTTGGCGACCGGCTTCAGGACCTTGGCGATTTCGGACGCCATGATCCGGCTGACATCCTCGCCGGTGACATCCTTGCCATAACGTTCGGAGGCAAGCGTGTCGGTGACGCGCATGGCGGTCTCGACACCGAGATCGGCCTGGATCAGCAGGTCCTCGAGATCCTGCAGCGTCTCGTCATCGAGCTTGCGCTTGGTGAAGAGCGCGGTGATCTGGCCGGTCAGTTGCGAAGAGGTGCGTGCAAGACCGTTGCGCAGGCGCTGGAACCAGCTGAGTTTTGGCTGCAGGATAACCGGCTCCGGCTCGACGGCCTTCGGGCCGGTGGCAAAGCCTCTGGGGAGGATGGGCGATTCAAGCTTCGGCTGTTCAGCGGCGATCTCGGAAGGTTCGGTGGGTGCGATACCCCTCTCTGCCCTGCCGGGCATCTCCCCCACAAGGGGGGAGATCGGCTGGACGGCGATCTCTTGTTCCACATCGATCTCAGGCGAAATCTCTGAAAGCGCTTCTGCGGCTTCCGCGGCCTCTTCGACGAAAGCCGGCGCGCCAGTCTCCGAATGATCTCCCCCCTTGTGGGGGAGATGTCCCGAAGGGACAGAGGGGGGTGCTTCCGCAACGTCCGCAGCAATCGGATGGGCTTCCGTCTCCGCTTCCGCCGCAGCTTCCGCTTCCAACAGCGATAACGGCACGACACTCATATCGTTCAGCTGGTCGGCGGCGGGCAGGATTGCGGATTCGACATCGTCGTCAGCAACCGGCGCCTCTACCCCGCCCTCGTCAATATCGGCAGCCGGCCCGCCGGCCGTATCCATTTCCTCGGCCAGCACCGGATCGTCAGCAACCGGCAGATCTTCGTCGCGCGAACGCGGCTCCAGCTCCCTTTCCACGGCCGCAGGCACGGGTTCTTCAGCCGGCTTGCCGAAGGTGAAGACCTTTTTGATGAAACTGAGCGCCATGGGGATTCCGTGAAAGTCAGGCCGCTGCTGCGGCCGTCAATTGCATGTCGAGATGTTTGCCATTGTGGCCGGTGATCGTGACCGGCACAAGTTCGCCGGGACGAAGGCCGGGGGCCGCGACCAGCGTGAAGTTCTCCGTATGCGCCAGGCCGTTGTTTTCAACAAGCAGCCATTGCCGGGTTCCGATCATCCCATCGAGATGGGATTGATGCAGCATATGTCCAGCGGCGCGCAGCCTTGCGGCGCGATCCTTGACCAGCGACCGGTCGAGTTGCGGCATGCGGGCGGCCGGTGTGCCGGGACGCGGACTGTAGGGGAAGACATGCAGATGAGCGATGCCAGCCTCTTCGGCCAGCCGGATGGCATTCTCGAACATCTCTTCGGTTTCGGTGGGAAAGCCGGCAATCATATCGGCGCCGAAGCTCATCTCGGGGCGCAGGCGGCGCGCATCCTCGATGAAACGCAGCGCATCGGCGCGCAAATGCCGGCGCTTCATGCGCTTCAGGATCATGTCGTCGCCATGTTGCAGCGAAAGATGCAGATGCGGCATGAAACGTGGCTCGTCGGCAATCAGATCCATCAGGTGGGCATCGGCCTCGATGCTGTCGATCGAGGAAAGCCTGAGCCGACGGATATCGGGGATCTGCTTCAGCAGCGTCTTCGCCAAAAGCCCGAGCGTCGGGGCGCCCGGCAGATCGCCGCCATAGCTGGTGGCATCGACGCCGGTCAGCACGATTTCGCGATAGCCGCCGTCGACGAGCTTGCGGGCCTGATCGACGACGGCTCCCATCGGCACGGAGCGGGAATTGCCGCGGCCATAGGGAATGATGCAGAAAGTGCAGCGATGGTCGCAGCCATTCTGCACCTGGATGAAAGCACGCACATGGCCGTCGATATGCCTCACCATCTGCGGCGCCGTCGCCTTGACGCTCATGATGTCGTTGACGCGGAGCTTCTCTTCAGCAGAAACGCCGAAATCCGGCAGGCTGCGATAGGAGGCGCTCGTCAGCTTCTCCTCGTTGCCGAGCACGGCATCGACCTCCGCCATCGCGGCGAAGGTCTGCTTTTCCGTCTGCGCGGCGCAGCCGGTGACGATGATGCGGGCATGCGGATTGTCGCGCCGTGCCCGGCGGATCGCCTGGCGGGCTTGGCGCACGGCCTCGCCGGTCACGGCACAGGTGTTGACCAGTATGGCGTTGTTGAGCCCGGCCTTCTCAGCCTGCGCCTTCATCACTTCGGATTCATATGTGTTGAGGCGGCAGCCGAAGGTAATGACCTCGATGCCGCTCACTGCGCCTCGGCCTCTCGGGTATCATCGCGCGACCAGAGACCGGTCGACGGATCGACCCTGCCGGACCATTCCCATTCGGCCGGGCCGGTCATGATGACGTGATCGTCGCGCTCGCGCCATTCGATCGAAAGCGTGGCCGGCGGCTTGGCGCTTGCCACATTGATCGTCACCTTGCGGCCGGTGCGGCCGGTGCGCGCAGCACTGACCGCAGCAGAACAGGCAGCCGAACCGCAGGCAAGCGTCAGTCCCGCGCCGCGCTCCCAGGTGCGCGTCGTCACCGATGTCGGCGACGTCACTTGCGCCAGCGTGATATTGGCGCGCTCGGGAAACATCGGATGGTTTTCGAGCAACGGCCCGAAGCGGGCGAGATCATAGGACATCACGTCCCTGTCCACCCAGAAGATCGCATGCGGATTGCCCATCGACATCACTGAGGGCGAATGCAGCACCGGCTTGTCGATCGGGCCGATCTGCAGCTCGATGCGGCTGGTATCATGGAATTCTTCCGCCAGCGGGATCCTGTCCCAATCGAACACCGGCCGGCCCATATCGACCGAGATCGTCCCGTCCTCGTGCTCGACGGCATTGAGGATGCCGGCGACCGTCTGGAAGGTAAAGACCTTCCTGCCGGTCTCGGCGGCAAGCGCCTGCACCACGCAGCGCGTGCCGTTGCCGCAGGCCTGCGCCTTCGAGCCGTCGGAATTCAGGATATCGATGAAGGCATCGGTGCCTTCGGCCTTCGGATCATGGATCGCCATGATCTGATCGAACTCAGTCTGCGGATCGGCATTGAGCGCGACCGCCGCCGCCGCCGTGACTTTGTCCGGCCGGCCGCGCATGTCAACGACCAGGATCTTGTTGCCAAGCCCGTTCATCCTCGCGAATTCGACCGTTGCGCTCATGGGTATCATTCCGTCCGTCTTTCCGGTCTATATGGCGGAAATGCGAAGGAATTACCAGTGGTGAGTGCCGGGCAGGCGCTGCAGCCTGCCGACCCTTTCGATGCAGTTTGGCTTTTACCGCTGTGCACCCTCAGGATCGAAAGACGCAGCATGGGCTTCGACAATAGCTGCGGTGATGACCTTTCTCAGCTCGTAGACCAGCGAGCGGGACCGCTTGCGATCCAGATCCTGTGCCGCCTTCGCCAGATTCAGGCCTTCGTTCAGGACAATATGATGGGCCCGCGCCAGCGCCCAGCTCTCAATATCAGCATTTAGCATTCGATATCTCCGCCGATTCATTCGGCATCAAGGATATTCACGAATCATTTTACAGGACGCACTCAAGTATAAAGTAGAATCATAAGCCGATTAATTTGCAACTGGCGTCGACAACGAATTCGGCCGCCGGAGTGGCAATATTTATCGGCAAAACCTGAAACGCTGGCAGATTGCCCGAGCCAATACATCACTTTGTTTGAGTATGTACTTTTGCTGCAACCGTTGGATGAGGCGCCATCGGCCTCTCGTCACACGGCTTCTAAGAAGTCGGTCATGCGGTCATTTGTCCGCATTGCCTTGACTTTCGCCCGGCTTTCCTGTTTATCGCGCCCAATCCGCGACGAGCCGCATGACTCCGAGCCGCCGACCGGGACCTGAGATCCCGGAGGTCAACACCCGACAGCGCGATGCGCCCTCGGGTGCTTTTTGGCTTTGCGTCTTGTTTTCGTCAAGGAAAAGCACGACGTTTCCGGGCATATCCAAACCCGCCCGAAACGTATCAAGGAAGAGCCGATGTTTGAAAACCTCCAGGACCGTCTTGGATCCATTCTGAATGGACTGACAGGCCGTGGCGCGCTTTCGGAAGCCGATGTTTCCGCAGCGCTGCGCGAGGTTCGCCGTGCGTTGCTGGAGGCCGACGTCGCGCTCGACGTCGTGCGTTCCTTCACCGACCGCGTGCGTGAAAAGGCCGTCGGCGCCGAGATTCTGAAGTCGATCAAGCCCGGCCAGATGGTGGTCAAGATCGTGCATGACGAACTGATCGAGATGCTGGGCGGCGAAGGAGTCGGCATCGACCTGCATGCGGCAGCCCCCGTCGTCGTCATGATGGTAGGCCTGCAGGGTTCCGGCAAGACGACGACGTCGGCGAAGATCGCCCATCGCCTGTCGACGCGCGAGAAGAAGAAGGTGCTGATGGCATCGCTCGACACGCGCCGTCCGGCAGCCCAGGAGCAGCTTCGCCAGCTCGGCGCCCAGGCCAATATCGATACGCTGCCCATCATATCGGGCCAGTCGCCGACGGATATCGCCGCCCGCGCCGTGCAGGCGGCCAAGCTTGGCGGCCATGATGTCGTCATCCTCGATACCGCCGGCCGCACGCATATTGACGAGCCCTTGATGGTCGAGATGGCCGACATCAAGAAGCGGTCGAACCCGCATGAAATCCTGCTGGTCGCCGACAGCCTCACCGGCCAGGACGCCGTCAACCTCGCCCGCAGTTTCGACGAACGCGTCGGCATCACCGGTCTGGTGCTGACCCGCATGGACGGCGACGGCCGCGGCGGTGCCGCCCTTTCGATGCGCGCCGTCACCGGCAAGCCGATCAAGCTGATCGGCGTCGGCGAGAAGATGAGCGAGCTGGAGGAATTCCATCCCCGCCGCATCGCGGACCGCATCCTCGGCATGGGCGACATCGTCTCGCTCGTCGAGCGCGCGGCCGAAAACATCGACGCCGAGAAGGCGGCCGCCATGGCCGCCAAGATGGCCAAGGGCAAGTTCGATCTGGACGACCTTGCCGACCAGTTGCGCCAGATGCAGAAGATGGGCGGCATGGGCGGCATCATGGGCATGATGCCCGGCATGGCCGGCATGAAGGACAAGATGGCCGCAGCCGGCCTCGACGACAAGCTTTTCGGCCGCCAGATCGCCATCATCCAGTCGATGACCAAGGCCGAGCGCACCAATCCCGACCTGCTCAAGCATTCGCGCAAGAAGCGCATCGCCGCCGGTTCCGGCACCGATGCCGCCGCCATCAACAAGCTTCTGAAGATGCACCGCCAGATGGCGGACATGATGAAGATGATGGGCGGCAAGGGCAAAGGCGGCATGATGAAGCAGATGATGGGCGGCCTTGCCGGCAAGATGGGGCTCGGCGGCGGCATGGGTGGCGGCATGCCCGACCTCTCGAATATCGACCCCCGGCAGCTCGAGGCCCTGCAGAAGCAGGCGGAAGCGGCGGGGCTTGGAAAGCCGGGTGGGGGTATGCCCGGTCTCGGCGGTCTGCCGGGTGGTTTGCCGGGCCTCGGCGGCGCCAAGCTGCCGGGCCTTGGCGGTGGTTTCCCGGGATTGCCCGGATTGCCGAAGAAGAAGTGAAAGGATCGCTTGCCCCATGATTGATCCAGACGTCAAAGCCCAGCTCGCGAGCTATCGTCAGTCGATCGACAATATCGATGCGGCTCTCGTGCACATGCTGGCCGAACGCTTCCGCTGCACCAAAGAGGTCGGCGTGCTGAAGGCCAAATACAATTTGCCGCCGGCCGACCCGGCGCGCGAGGAATACCAGATCGAACGCCTTCGCCAGCTGGCGAAAGCCGCCAATCTGGACCCGGATTTCGCTGAGAAGTTCCTGAACTTCGTCATCAAGGAAGTCATCCGGCATCATGAGCAGATCGCTGCGGATCACGCTGAACAGAGCGCTGCAGCCCGATAACCCGTACCGCTCGAGAAAGCGGTCAAGAAAAGCCCAAGGAGTAAAGAACATGGCACTGAAAATTCGTCTCGCCCGCGGTGGTTCCAAGAAGCGCCCGTATTACCACGTCGTTCTCGCCGATGCGCGCAGCCCGCGTGACGGCCGCTTCCTCGAAAACCTCGGTTCCTGGAACCCGATGCTTGCCAAGGACGATGAGAAGCGCGTTCAGCTGAACGCCGAGCGCATCAAGCACTGGATCGAACACGGCGCTCAGCCGACCGACCGCGTTCTGCGCTTCCTCGATGAAGCAGGCGTTGCCAAGCGCGAGGTCAAGAACAACCCGGTCAAGGCAAAGCCCGGCAAGCGCGCCCAGGAACGCGCCGCCGAAAAGGCTCAGAAGGTCGCCGACGCCGCCGCCGCTGCAGCAGACGCCGCGGAATAATCGCGACATTCCCTTCGAGCGGGCGGCATGGCGACATGCCGCCCGTTTTCGTTTCCAATCCTCCGCACTTCGTTTATGAGAAACCTGTCTTTCGGCTTCACATGAAGGAACCCATGACCAAGCTTGAAAACCCCGTTCTGATGGCGACGATCGGTGGCGCGCAAGGCCTCCGGGGCGAGGTGCGCGCCAAGGCCTATACGGCCGATCCCGGCGCGCTTGGCGATTACGGCCATCTGCACAGCATGGACGGCCGCAGCTTCGAAGTCCTCGAAATCCGCGAGATGAAGAATGTCGTCGTCGTCCGTTTCCGCGGCGTCAACGACCGCAATGCCGCCGAGGCTCTGAACGGGCTAGAACTTTATATCGAGCGGGACAACCTGCCGGACGAGGAGCTGGAGGACGACGAGTTCTACTATGCCGATCTCGAGGGGCTCGAAGCACGCGACGACAAGGGTGTCAGCTATGGCACGGTTACCGGGGTCTTCGATTTCGGCGCCGGCGACCTCTTGGAACTCAAAGGTCCGGGCAAGCGCCCGGTGCTGATCCCCTTCTCCGAAACCTCGGTGCTGGAGATCGACCTCGAGGCCGGCACGCTGCTGATCGATCCGCTGGCGGCGGGGCTGGTCGACGATCCCGAAGAGCTTTCGAAATTCACCCCCGACGAGCCGAAAAAGAAGAAGTGATGGCTTTCCGGGCGAGCGTGCTGACACTTTATCCGGAAATGTTTCCGGGGCATCTGGGCTTCTCGCTCGCCGGCAAGGCGATGGAGCGCGGGCAATGGTCGCTGGACACGGTTCAGATCCGCGATTTTGCCACCGACAGACACCGCACCGTCGACGACACCCCGGCCGGCGGCGGCGCCGGCATGGTGCTGAAACCAGACGTTCTCGCCCGCGCCATCGACAGTGCCTCGGAAAACGATACCCGCCCGCGGCTGCTGATGAGCCCGCGCGGCCGGCCGCTGACGCAGGAGCGTGTGCGCGAGCTCGCCGCCGGTGATGGCGTCATCATCGTCTGCGGCCGGTTCGAGGGCGTCGACCAGCGGGTGATCGAGGCGCGCGGACTGGAAGAGGTCTCGATCGGCGACTACGTCCTGTCCGGCGGCGAGCCGGCGGCGCTGATCGTGCTCGATGCCATCATCCGCATCCTGCCCGGCGTCATGGGCAACGATCTTTCCGGCCTGCACGAAAGCTTCGAAGGCGGACTGCTGGAACATCCGCACTATACCCGGCCGCAGGAGTGGGAAGGCCGGGAAATCCCCGCGATCCTCACCTCGGGCAATCACGGCGCCATCGAAAAATGGCGGCATGAAGAAGCTGTGCGCCTGACCCGGGAACGGCGCCCGGATCTTCTCGAAAAGGCCAAAACCGAGAAAAACGGCTGATTTCGCAGCCCTTTTCACAAAAATGCCGCCCAAGGGATGACAAGCCCTGGCCTTTGGTGTATTGGCGCACGCGGAAATGGGGTTTATCCCCGTCTGCCAGCAAACAAAGAATGGCGAATCCGCTCCCGCCCTTGATGGGCAAAGTCCTGAGGCCAGTTCCGAAGGATCAGTGTCGAGCGCTCTGGCTGTTTCAGAAGAACCAAAGGTTAAGACGATGAACATCATTCAGCAGCTTGAGGCCGAACAGGCCGCCAAGATCGAAGCCAAGCGCACGCTTCCCGAATTTTCCCCGGGCGATACCGTCCGCGTTAACGTGAAGGTCACGGAAGGCACCCGTACCCGCGTTCAGGCCTATGAAGGCGTCTGCATCGCCCGCTCCGGCGGCGGCCTGCAAGAAAACTTCACGGTCCGCAAGATCTCCTACGGCGAAGGCGTTGAGCGCGTATTCCCGGTCTACTCGCCGATGATCGAAAGCGTCGACGTCGTTCGCCGCGGCAAGGTCCGTCGCGCCAAGCTCTATTACCTGCGCGACCGTCGCGGCAAGTCTGCCCGTATCGTTGAAGACACCGGCGTCCGCGCCCGCAAGCTCAACGATGCCGAGCGCGCCGCCATTGCCGAGGAAAAGGCACGTATCGAAGCTGAAAAGGTGGCAGCAGCTCAGGCGCTCGCCGCCGAGAAGGCAGCAGCAGAAGCTGCGGAAGCCAAGGCCGCCGCTGAAAAGGCCGCCGCAGAAGCAGCCGCCGCTGCAGCGGAACCGGCAGCAGAATAAGACCTGCGCTAGGCAAAATTCTTTGCTTGGAAAGGCGGCCTTCGGGTCGCCTTTTCTATTTTTTGCTGG
Protein-coding sequences here:
- the ffh gene encoding signal recognition particle protein codes for the protein MFENLQDRLGSILNGLTGRGALSEADVSAALREVRRALLEADVALDVVRSFTDRVREKAVGAEILKSIKPGQMVVKIVHDELIEMLGGEGVGIDLHAAAPVVVMMVGLQGSGKTTTSAKIAHRLSTREKKKVLMASLDTRRPAAQEQLRQLGAQANIDTLPIISGQSPTDIAARAVQAAKLGGHDVVILDTAGRTHIDEPLMVEMADIKKRSNPHEILLVADSLTGQDAVNLARSFDERVGITGLVLTRMDGDGRGGAALSMRAVTGKPIKLIGVGEKMSELEEFHPRRIADRILGMGDIVSLVERAAENIDAEKAAAMAAKMAKGKFDLDDLADQLRQMQKMGGMGGIMGMMPGMAGMKDKMAAAGLDDKLFGRQIAIIQSMTKAERTNPDLLKHSRKKRIAAGSGTDAAAINKLLKMHRQMADMMKMMGGKGKGGMMKQMMGGLAGKMGLGGGMGGGMPDLSNIDPRQLEALQKQAEAAGLGKPGGGMPGLGGLPGGLPGLGGAKLPGLGGGFPGLPGLPKKK
- the trmD gene encoding tRNA (guanosine(37)-N1)-methyltransferase TrmD; amino-acid sequence: MAFRASVLTLYPEMFPGHLGFSLAGKAMERGQWSLDTVQIRDFATDRHRTVDDTPAGGGAGMVLKPDVLARAIDSASENDTRPRLLMSPRGRPLTQERVRELAAGDGVIIVCGRFEGVDQRVIEARGLEEVSIGDYVLSGGEPAALIVLDAIIRILPGVMGNDLSGLHESFEGGLLEHPHYTRPQEWEGREIPAILTSGNHGAIEKWRHEEAVRLTRERRPDLLEKAKTEKNG
- a CDS encoding chorismate mutase; this translates as MIDPDVKAQLASYRQSIDNIDAALVHMLAERFRCTKEVGVLKAKYNLPPADPAREEYQIERLRQLAKAANLDPDFAEKFLNFVIKEVIRHHEQIAADHAEQSAAAR
- the rplS gene encoding 50S ribosomal protein L19, producing the protein MNIIQQLEAEQAAKIEAKRTLPEFSPGDTVRVNVKVTEGTRTRVQAYEGVCIARSGGGLQENFTVRKISYGEGVERVFPVYSPMIESVDVVRRGKVRRAKLYYLRDRRGKSARIVEDTGVRARKLNDAERAAIAEEKARIEAEKVAAAQALAAEKAAAEAAEAKAAAEKAAAEAAAAAAEPAAE
- the rpsP gene encoding 30S ribosomal protein S16 codes for the protein MALKIRLARGGSKKRPYYHVVLADARSPRDGRFLENLGSWNPMLAKDDEKRVQLNAERIKHWIEHGAQPTDRVLRFLDEAGVAKREVKNNPVKAKPGKRAQERAAEKAQKVADAAAAAADAAE
- the rimM gene encoding ribosome maturation factor RimM (Essential for efficient processing of 16S rRNA), with protein sequence MTKLENPVLMATIGGAQGLRGEVRAKAYTADPGALGDYGHLHSMDGRSFEVLEIREMKNVVVVRFRGVNDRNAAEALNGLELYIERDNLPDEELEDDEFYYADLEGLEARDDKGVSYGTVTGVFDFGAGDLLELKGPGKRPVLIPFSETSVLEIDLEAGTLLIDPLAAGLVDDPEELSKFTPDEPKKKK